A single window of Cytobacillus dafuensis DNA harbors:
- a CDS encoding HPr family phosphocarrier protein, which translates to MVEKKVEVKLKTGLQARPAALFVQEANRFSSDVFLEKDGKKVNAKSIMGLMSLAVSSGSVVTLIVDGKDEVDAIEELAEFIQQEN; encoded by the coding sequence ATGGTAGAGAAAAAGGTTGAAGTGAAACTGAAAACAGGATTACAGGCAAGACCCGCGGCATTATTTGTTCAAGAAGCAAACAGATTTTCATCAGATGTTTTTCTTGAGAAGGATGGAAAGAAAGTCAATGCGAAAAGCATCATGGGTTTAATGAGCCTTGCTGTTAGCTCAGGTTCAGTCGTGACTTTGATTGTAGATGGCAAAGATGAAGTCGATGCAATTGAAGAATTAGCTGAATTTATTCAGCAGGAAAATTAG
- the whiA gene encoding DNA-binding protein WhiA, which produces MSFASETKKELTNLEVKDCCGKAELSALIRMNGSLSFSNRKLIVDIQTENAAIARRIYILIKKNYQAQVELLVRKKMRLKKNNVYIVRLSEKASEILDDLKILSDGFVFTHNISEALIKKKCCKRSYLRGAFLAGGSVNNPETSSYHLEIFSLYKEHNDSLSELMNTFGLNSKTLERKKGFITYLKEAEKITEFLGVVGAHNALLKFEDIRIVRDMRNSVNRLVNCETANLNKTIGAALRQVENIRFIDETVGLHILPDKLKEIAELRVAYQDVTLKELGEMVSGGTISKSGINHRLRKIDEIADKLRAGESL; this is translated from the coding sequence ATGTCTTTCGCTTCAGAAACGAAAAAGGAATTAACGAATCTGGAAGTTAAGGATTGCTGCGGAAAAGCGGAGTTGTCTGCGCTTATTCGAATGAACGGATCGCTATCTTTCTCCAACAGAAAGCTAATTGTCGATATACAGACTGAAAATGCAGCTATCGCAAGAAGAATCTATATTCTTATAAAGAAGAACTATCAAGCACAGGTAGAGCTCCTTGTCAGAAAGAAGATGAGACTAAAGAAGAATAATGTTTATATTGTCAGATTGTCGGAGAAGGCAAGTGAGATTCTAGATGATTTGAAGATATTAAGCGATGGCTTTGTTTTTACACATAATATTTCTGAAGCCTTGATTAAAAAGAAATGTTGTAAGCGTTCTTATTTACGTGGTGCTTTTCTAGCTGGAGGATCGGTTAATAATCCAGAAACATCATCCTATCATCTTGAAATTTTTTCACTATATAAGGAGCATAACGACTCTTTAAGTGAATTAATGAATACTTTTGGCCTGAATAGTAAAACACTTGAAAGGAAAAAAGGGTTTATTACATACTTAAAAGAAGCTGAAAAGATTACAGAATTTTTAGGTGTGGTAGGAGCGCATAATGCACTTTTAAAATTTGAAGATATTCGAATTGTTCGTGATATGCGAAATTCGGTAAATCGACTCGTAAATTGTGAAACAGCGAACTTAAACAAAACAATTGGTGCTGCCCTTCGTCAAGTAGAAAATATTCGATTTATTGATGAAACAGTCGGCCTTCATATATTGCCAGATAAACTGAAGGAAATTGCTGAACTGCGAGTTGCCTATCAGGATGTTACATTAAAGGAACTTGGTGAAATGGTTTCTGGAGGTACAATAAGTAAGTCAGGGATTAATCACCGCTTAAGAAAAATAGATGAGATTGCAGATAAACTGAGAGCAGGAGAATCGTTATGA
- a CDS encoding gluconeogenesis factor YvcK family protein: protein MKTNRQPRVVIIGGGTGLPVLLRGLKQYPIDITAIVTVADDGGSSGRLRNDLHVPPPGDIRNVLAALSDVEPLIEEMFQHRFSTSTELSGHSLGNLILAAMTSITGNFVHAIQEMSKVLNVRGKVLPAANQSVILHAEMEDGTIVSGESKIPYSGKKIKKVFLTPKQIKPLPETITAIRKADLIIIGPGSLYTSILPNLLVPKLGSEVCRAKAKKVYICNLMTQAGETYNYTASDHIKAIYDHMSCAFINTILVNNEDIPKLVQERYSEEMAMPVIFDIDRLHELGLEVIPGKIVDYDGGKIRHDTKEVAEMLYSFLMNEINMQNKY from the coding sequence ATGAAGACGAACAGACAGCCTAGAGTCGTCATCATCGGTGGAGGTACAGGATTACCTGTTTTATTACGGGGATTAAAGCAATATCCTATTGATATTACTGCAATTGTGACAGTAGCCGATGACGGAGGCAGTTCCGGAAGATTAAGAAACGATTTGCATGTTCCTCCTCCTGGTGATATTCGCAATGTACTGGCAGCCCTTTCTGATGTAGAGCCTTTGATTGAGGAGATGTTTCAGCATCGTTTTTCAACATCGACTGAATTGTCGGGTCACTCGCTCGGTAATTTAATTCTAGCCGCAATGACCTCTATTACAGGGAATTTTGTTCATGCCATCCAGGAAATGAGTAAGGTTTTAAATGTAAGAGGGAAGGTATTGCCAGCAGCTAATCAAAGTGTTATTTTGCATGCAGAGATGGAAGATGGCACAATCGTATCGGGAGAATCGAAAATTCCATATTCTGGAAAAAAGATTAAAAAAGTATTTTTAACACCAAAGCAAATAAAACCTCTCCCTGAAACCATTACCGCGATTAGGAAAGCAGATCTCATTATTATTGGACCAGGCAGTCTTTATACGAGTATTTTGCCAAATCTTCTCGTACCAAAACTCGGTTCAGAGGTTTGCCGTGCAAAGGCAAAAAAAGTATATATTTGTAATTTAATGACGCAAGCTGGGGAAACGTATAATTATACAGCAAGCGATCATATAAAAGCGATCTATGATCATATGAGCTGTGCCTTTATTAACACGATTCTCGTCAATAATGAAGATATTCCTAAACTAGTGCAAGAACGGTATAGTGAAGAAATGGCAATGCCGGTTATTTTTGATATTGATCGACTTCATGAATTAGGTCTGGAAGTCATTCCGGGTAAAATTGTTGATTATGATGGCGGAAAGATTCGTCACGATACAAAAGAAGTCGCAGAAATGTTATACTCTTTCCTAATGAATGAAATAAATATGCAGAATAAATATTAA
- the rapZ gene encoding RNase adapter RapZ, translating to MSTGAVNETQIVIITGMSGAGKTVAIQSFEDLGFFCVDNLPPTLLPKFLELMKDSGNKMNKVALVMDLRGREFFDHLFKALDDLSETSWVTPQILFLDAEDSTLVRRYKETRRFHPLAPSGLPLEGIKLERDLLEELKGRAQIIYNTTQLKPRELREKILTEFSINKTTMFTVNVMSFGFKHGIPIDADLVFDVRFLPNPHYIEHMRPKTGLDEEVYNYVHKWTETSKFLEKVTELLSFMLPHYKREGKAQLVIAIGCTGGQHRSVALTEYLGNYFKEDYHTRITHRDIQGRREIRK from the coding sequence ATGAGCACGGGTGCTGTTAATGAAACTCAAATCGTTATTATTACAGGGATGTCTGGTGCAGGTAAAACGGTTGCGATCCAAAGCTTTGAGGATCTTGGGTTTTTCTGTGTAGATAATCTGCCGCCAACATTATTGCCTAAATTCCTAGAACTCATGAAGGATTCTGGGAATAAAATGAATAAGGTAGCGTTAGTCATGGATTTACGGGGCCGTGAATTTTTTGATCACTTGTTTAAAGCGCTTGATGATCTTTCGGAAACTTCATGGGTGACCCCGCAAATTCTTTTTTTAGATGCAGAAGATTCGACTTTAGTGCGTAGATATAAAGAAACAAGAAGATTTCACCCGTTAGCGCCCTCTGGTCTTCCTCTGGAAGGAATTAAGCTTGAACGAGACCTATTAGAGGAGCTAAAAGGAAGGGCACAGATTATTTATAATACAACACAATTAAAGCCTAGAGAACTGCGTGAAAAGATTCTTACGGAATTTTCCATTAATAAAACAACCATGTTTACTGTTAATGTCATGTCCTTCGGGTTTAAACATGGAATCCCGATTGATGCTGATCTAGTCTTTGATGTGAGATTTCTGCCTAACCCTCACTATATTGAACATATGCGTCCGAAAACGGGGCTTGATGAAGAAGTATACAACTATGTTCACAAATGGACGGAAACGAGCAAATTCCTTGAGAAGGTAACTGAACTGTTAAGCTTCATGCTTCCACACTACAAAAGAGAAGGCAAAGCCCAGCTTGTGATTGCGATAGGGTGTACAGGTGGCCAGCATCGTTCAGTTGCCTTAACAGAATATCTTGGTAATTATTTCAAGGAAGATTACCATACACGAATTACACATCGTGATATCCAAGGGAGAAGGGAAATAAGAAAATGA
- a CDS encoding 8-oxo-dGTP diphosphatase, translating to MQRVTNCVLIKSDQVLLLQKPRRGWWVAPGGKMEPGESVRDSCIREFREETGIYLRNPNIKGIFTFIMKEGDRVVSEWMMFTFLATEADGLNLDESEEGKILWHPFEEIKNLPMAAGDYHILEYMIHGKGIIYGTFTYTPNFELISYRLDPS from the coding sequence ATGCAGCGAGTCACCAACTGTGTGTTAATAAAGAGTGATCAAGTTTTGCTTTTACAAAAGCCTCGACGCGGCTGGTGGGTAGCCCCAGGTGGAAAGATGGAGCCGGGAGAATCGGTTAGGGACTCCTGCATACGAGAGTTCAGAGAGGAAACGGGCATTTATTTGCGCAATCCGAATATTAAGGGGATTTTTACCTTTATTATGAAAGAAGGCGATCGGGTTGTGTCGGAATGGATGATGTTTACCTTTTTGGCAACGGAAGCTGATGGATTGAATTTAGATGAATCAGAGGAAGGGAAAATCCTTTGGCATCCCTTTGAGGAAATCAAAAATCTGCCAATGGCAGCTGGAGATTATCATATTTTAGAATATATGATACATGGAAAAGGGATCATTTACGGGACTTTCACCTACACACCGAATTTTGAGTTAATTAGTTACCGATTAGATCCAAGCTAA
- the trxB gene encoding thioredoxin-disulfide reductase, with the protein MSEEKIYDVIIAGAGPAGMTAAVYTSRADLSTLMIERGVPGGQMANTEEVENYPGFDHILGPDLSTKMFDHAKKFGAEYAYGDIKEIIDGEEYKTVVAGSKQYKARAVIITTGAEYKKLGVPGEKDLGGRGVSYCAVCDGAFFKGRELVVIGGGDSAVEEGVYLTRFATKVTIVHRRDELRAQAILQKRAFDNEKIDFIWNHTVKQINEENGKVGSVTLVSTETGEEQEFKTDGVFVYVGMVPLSKPFANLGITNENGYIETNEKMETKVPGIFAAGDIREKMLRQIVTATGDGSIAAQSAQHYIEELKEKF; encoded by the coding sequence GTGTCTGAAGAAAAAATTTATGATGTCATTATTGCTGGTGCAGGTCCTGCTGGGATGACTGCTGCAGTATATACCTCTAGAGCAGATCTGTCTACCTTAATGATTGAACGCGGTGTCCCTGGCGGTCAAATGGCAAACACAGAAGAAGTTGAAAACTATCCAGGATTTGATCATATTTTAGGTCCTGATTTATCAACAAAGATGTTTGATCATGCGAAAAAGTTTGGTGCTGAATACGCATATGGTGACATAAAGGAAATTATTGATGGGGAAGAGTATAAGACAGTTGTGGCAGGTTCAAAGCAATATAAAGCCCGAGCTGTCATTATTACTACTGGTGCAGAGTACAAGAAGCTAGGTGTCCCTGGTGAGAAGGATTTAGGTGGACGCGGCGTTTCCTATTGTGCAGTGTGTGACGGTGCTTTCTTTAAAGGAAGAGAGCTTGTCGTAATCGGCGGAGGGGATTCAGCTGTTGAAGAAGGAGTTTACTTAACTCGCTTTGCGACGAAGGTGACGATTGTACACCGTCGTGATGAGCTTCGTGCCCAAGCCATCCTGCAAAAACGTGCATTTGATAATGAAAAAATCGATTTCATTTGGAATCATACTGTCAAGCAAATTAATGAAGAAAATGGTAAGGTTGGCAGTGTTACTCTTGTTTCCACTGAAACAGGTGAAGAGCAAGAGTTTAAAACGGATGGTGTATTCGTATATGTCGGCATGGTTCCATTGTCAAAGCCATTCGCAAATCTTGGTATTACAAATGAAAATGGATATATTGAAACAAATGAAAAAATGGAAACCAAGGTTCCAGGTATTTTTGCAGCTGGAGATATTCGTGAGAAAATGCTTCGTCAAATTGTGACAGCAACAGGTGACGGAAGTATCGCAGCTCAAAGTGCTCAACATTATATCGAAGAATTAAAAGAGAAGTTTTAA